The Sparus aurata chromosome 10, fSpaAur1.1, whole genome shotgun sequence genome includes the window TGTACACCGAGATGACAGATTTAGCTCCTTCCTCTCCGCCCACCGCCATCTCTTTCCTCCCGTCAGACACGGGGAACGACGgcgggagggggaggggagtgTGGATGGGACTGCTCtccagaggaagaggggaggaaaaaaccAGAGGTAAGGAGGAGAGGACGGGGGCgcaggatggagagagggagaagcagcTTCAAAAGATGACCAACGGGAGCGTCCTGCCCGCTGGACAGCCTCATCGCACTGACATGTCAGATCTGGCCATGCCATTGGCTGTCCAGAGGTCACCTGACATACGGAAAGCACACCCACTCCTCGGCCCGCACCTCTCTGCTCACCTGAACCCCTCTCACCCCaacctctccctccatcacccCTCTCTGCctcgccctcctcctctctctcacccttcCCTCATGCCTCCAGCCTCACAACCCAAGGACCCCTCCGCCTCCTTCCAcccatcctcatcctcctcctcttcctcctcctcctccttccccgcacctccccctcctccccctccccctcctccccctctccctctcccccttctcCACTACTCCATGCAGCAGCTCTTCTCCCGCTCCCTCCACCACCCTCAGCTCCCGCACCTCCCGCCGTCCCGCAAGGACTACCTGAACTCCGACCCGTTCCTGGAGTTCTCGTCTCACCCGTCCTCTCACCCGTCTTTCCCGCCTCTCCCTTTGCTCGGCCACCTGGACCCCTCCCTCGCACGCCACGCTCACGgcggcagagagagggagagggggatgaGGGGGGACggtgggatgagaggaggaggagggatggacGGAGGAGAGCTCTACCTGACAGCTGGGGGAATATCCTTTTGTCAGCAAAGGGGGGAGGAACACGGGGGGAGGTACACGGGGGggatgtttgtttacatgtgtcTCTCCTTAACTGGCCTCATGTATACACCCAGGAGGGCTTGTCTCCCTGCCATCTGAAGAAAGCCAAGCTCATGTTCTTCTACGCCCGCTATCCCAGCTCCAACACGCTCAAGACTTACTTTCCTGATGTCAAGGTGTGTGTAGCCCGTCACAGTGCTGGATCCAGACTTCATCCATCACGtaacaacatttatttcaaagcCATGTTCTGCATTTTACTATTAAAGGCTGGTAATGTGGTGCCTTCCTCTTGGTTAGTCATGTTAAGGACAGAAGCCGAGTTGGCCGTGCttgcatttatgttttttaatgacGTTATCCAAAGATAATGAAtgaaaggtgcactatgtagttttggcggaccctgccacctttccagcttcaaaccgtgttctggagaccttatttCCActgagaacatcttgtttattcagttatgtttattcagtttatacCTGTTGTTGATGCCCCGTTATGTtgagataaaataataaattaacatAACTGCGAGCGTGGCCGTTCTCGGCTTCAGCAGCTCGAGGGGTTTATGGCTCTCTGACAGATTCTGTCTGGTTGTGATTGTTGATGTTTAGATAATAATCAATTAGACACATCAGCCAATAATCATGATTTTATGCAGGTGACATTAACACTATAATAATACAATACTTTACATATAAACAATACATCATACTTGTGAGTGCTTTAATTTACTGCAATGCTTTGTTACTTATatgattaaatgttatttaaaatcCTCACCTGCAAATAATGGATCACTAATGAAGTGAGCAAAGAGTTAATTGTGTTACCTTATGTTGTTCACTACATGAGTTTCAGTTGACTGTATTATTGAGTCACAGGTTGTGATATAgacagtcagtctgtcagtgttATTGAAAGTTGCGCAGTGTTGCACAAAAAGCGCGTTGGCCCGTACGGGGATCGAACCCGCGACCTTGGCGTTATTAGCACCACGCTCTAACCAACTGAGCTAACCGGCCACGGCAGGGGAAAAAAGATGGCGGATCAGCCGCGAATTATTCCGACAGAATATTCTTCATGTCATGttaatttgtacttttattcGAGATGACGTCGCACCTCGTCACCTCCTGTGGCACCTGTTCGTTTTTCAGGTGTACCTCACCTGTCCCGCGTcataatgtctttgtttttagaTATTAGCAGACGAATTCTTGGCAGTATGACTTGTTTTAACTTGACCATTAACCTGTTATAACAGATACGTTACTGGAAGACTTCAGATAAAATGCACCAGAGTTATTAGTGCTCTGGTTATTAAGTAAAATACCATTTTAAAAGAATGTCCTGCCTGTATGTAATGGAAATATATCaggtcttttttaaatgtaacgTTACTTgtttgtaatctgattacttaaTCACAAGGCCGTGTAGTCAGTAACTGGCAGACCTTCTTAATAATACATCGAATGAATCCCAGCACGTTAttgtgagagcagagaggatCTGAGAGAGAAGATGTTGAATGTGCTGCAGAAATAATCACAACTCCTTTACAGGAACTCATTTTATTCCAGCTGCTGTGGAGAGAATCCGCTATTGTGCTGTGACTTTGTGTTCAGCACCATTCAGTGTGTTCTGACTGAGTGAGGCTGCAGGAGGCACACACGGCTGAATGGAAGGAAAGAAAGTCACAGTCCTGAATTAACTGAAGGTGTTTGGCGCTGCAAATGTGATAGAAACGCTTAAACTGAGTTATCTCGCCTGTTGTACTGAAACACTGAATGCTGTAATGACAGAAACTCAAGTCTGTGAGTAATTATCCATCACTGCTTTCACTTAATGTACCTTAACTTGGATATGACGTAATGTTCTTTCTTTGACATTGACTTCACTTCGCGTTGTTGTTCTTCAAAACTCTGTTGGCCCGTACGGGGATCGAACCCGCGACCTTGGCGTTATTAGCACCACGCTCGAACCAACTGAGCTAACCGGCCACGTGTGGTGGTACAATCATGACGATTCAGTCGCCAGTTCTCGTGTCAATCATTTGAACGACTTTCAAACAGTAACGGAGTTATCTCGTTACATTACTTTATCATTGTGATACTTTGTTGACGTTGCTGACGACACGTTTTAAagaggtaattagtaactgagTAGGAATACATTGATGAAGTCACgtctgctgtgaaaacaaaGCTCACTGTGAGACTTCAGCCTTCACTGTTTCCACCTCACCTCCTCTGGAGATACAATCATTAGGAATAAAAACAGGACAAACATCAAACACTGAACCTAAAATtataagaataaaaaatgtctgattatcTGTTGATAGTGTGTCTGTAATCAGCCTGAAGATTAGATGatcttgttgtgttgttgtgttgttttatacACTGTTACAATATTAATATGTGAGTGATTTAACGACTTCTCTTGTGATTGCACCTCTCTGTTTGAAGTCATGTTGGAATATGATTATGAATGCTGAATGAACCCGTCTCCTCTCTCGCTGTCCTCACCTGCTCACTTCCTGTCCACGGTCCAGTTTAACCGCTGCGTGACCTCCCAGATGATTAAATGGTTCAGCAACTTCAGAGAGTTCTTCTACATCCAGATGGAGCGCTTCGCCCGACAGGCCGTCCGCGAGGCTCTCAGCCGGTGCGTCTGAGCTCATGTGCAGCTCTTTTGAAACCTCCATGTTTGACTGAACTTTTTATTCTTACTGGACGTTATACGatacaaatgtttcagtgaTCCAGTTTAAATgggtctgtttgtctgtctgtgtgacccAGGGAAGGTACCGCTCGTCTGGGCAGAGAGAGTCAGCTGCGAGTGGGCCGTGACACGGAGCTATACCGCATCCTGAACATGCACTACAATAAGAGTAACGTCTATCAGGTGAGGACAGAGTGTCAGCACTCACTATCACAGTCTGTGCTCCACTGTGGAAGTAGCTCTCAGCCACTAACTGTATAACTTCACAAGGTCGTTGTGCAGAAGCTTTATGATCTTATAAAGATGTCCGTGTGGTGAGAGTgaggcttttattttatatatttatatatttatatatgaggGGCCTTGAGTCTGAATAGCTTACAGTCTTCTGTAATAACAGCATGTTTGTGCACGACAGCACCTGAAGGTTACACACATCATGTGGTCATGATCACAAAGCTTACCTGCTGTCAGTGAAGACACGCTCACTGCTCAGCTGTTGTTTATTCACCATGTGTGACAGCAGCTCAGCTGACGTCTGGACAGGAAGAGCTcatggatttttatttatttattattcatatttctACAAGTCCAAAGCAGCTGTAACTGCAGGCGTTAGGTTTTCAGTTGTCCGTTCATCGGTTTCAATCTCGCGAACACAAATGTGTCATGAACACCTGGAGGGAGGTTCGTTGCATCTCGCTCTGACATCCGCTGTGGCTCAAAGGACTAACTCAACAGAGtttggaggtcaaaggtcaaaatCACTGAGACCTCACAAAGTAACTCAGGAGTTCATCGACGACATTTTAATCAAATCGttaacagaagaggaagaagaacaatCTTCACTGTGAGAATTAAGTGGATCGTTAATCTTGTTGTCAGTCATCTTACAGCATCACATCACCTCATACAGTAGATCACACCATCCAGCCGTAACATCACAcccacctgcctaatattgtgttAGTTTCCCTCCTGCTGTGAAAATAGCTCTGACCCACTGAGGCGTGGAGTTTACAAGACCCCTGAAAGTGTGCTGAGGTATCTGGCACTGGATCGTTCAGGTTCTGTACGTCACAATGCAGACGCATATGATCAGATGTGTTCGTACAGCACATGGACTGGATGAGATCTAGAGGACGAGTCAACACACTGAATAAACCGTCCTCAGCTTGTTATGTGTTACTTACAGGAACACAAAACTCTGTTGGCCCGTACGGGGATCGAACCCGCGACCTTGGCGTTATTAGCACCACGCTCTAACCAACTGAGCTAACCGGCCACGTTCTCCAGGAAAAGATTGTCCTATTTCGAACACATTATTAACTCATAGTTGATCAGATCATTGTTTACTTCAACTGTGGGcatggatgtaaaagtagtctGCTCATTAACTTCACAGCACTGTTGCATGTAGATAGCCTGGAAGATATTTTTCCAAGAACAGGTTATTAATCACTGTTCAGtttgtaaaaaaacatattagATATGTTATTAATATCAAAGCCATGTTCTCTCAAAACTCATGCACAGGGATCGCAGCTGAACTTTGGTGTTATTAGCATCACACGCTAACCAACTGAGCTAAGCAGCCGTATTTAATCAagtcagagaaaaaagaaaaaaggatgttTGAATGTTGACGACGTCATAACTTTACATAAATCCTGCATTTCGCCCAAATGACTGAGGCTGTGAAGAGGAAAACTGCTGATGCAGTGATGTACGCAGCACTGAAGGTTGGAGAGAGGTGGACTGTTCTGGATTATTGTAGAGTGTAGGGTGAAATGTTTTAGCTGTAAAACAAACCTTGATATAATGGACGAAGCCGTTAACACGTCTGAAACACTGAACTCTGCAGTGACAGAGTCTCTGAGCTCATCGTGAGCtcaacagagctgcagctgttaGTGACCCTGCTCACCTGCACAGGTGTGTTGAGTTTATTGGCTGATTAATGTGGCAGCTACGGTGGAAACAGACCTTTTCCTGTGCAGATCATCTGTCATATGCTGTAGGATgtatataataattaatatcCTCAATTATGCCTCCATTCGACCAGCTCCAGGCACAGGGACTGCTCATGTtagtttaatgttaatgttagtcTACACCTGTTCCTGCTGTGGTAGACTGATAAATATCATGAATATTATTACAATAAGGTCACCACCAAACCGTGTGCACTAATATGAAGTAACATGATGTATGTTGTGctctaacagcagcagcagcaacactaaCTGCAGGATTAGTGATAATATCAGTGAGGCAGCGTCTGTGTATTCATCAGGTACACAAGTGagaacacctgtgtgtgtgtctgtgtgtgtctgtgtctgtctgtctgtctgtgtgtgtgtgtgtctgtgtgtgtgtgtgtgtgtgtgtctgtgtgtgtgtgtctgtgtgtgtgtctgtgtgtgtgtctgtctgtgtgtgtgtttgtgtctgtgtgtgtgtgtgtgtgtgtgtgtgtgtctgtgtgtgtgtgtgtgtgtgtgtgtgtgtctgtgtgcgtgtgtgtgcgtgtgtgtgtgtgtgtgagggcttTAATAACAACAGGTCTGTTTCTCATTATAGTAGCAAACTGTATGAAACGTCATGATAAAGACAGATTGTTCCTGTTATTAGAAGATCATTTTGGTTAACAAAGGGGAAACGATCCAACGTTCAGCTCCTTCTTTGGCTCCTTTTAGTGTAAATTCAGGATTATAAAAACCCTAATTCTACACATGATCCTATCCTCTGACGTTGgcgtgtctgtctgcaggtgccGGAGAGGTTCATGGAGGTGTCAGAAGTGGCTCTGAGGGAGTTTTACTCAGCCATCTGGACTGGGAGAGACAGCGACCCCTGCTGGAAGAAAGGAATCTATAAGATCATCTGTAAGCTCGACAGTCCCGTTCCAGACGCCTTCAGACTGCCTGGCTGTCCTGTCGGCTGATGTTCCCACCGACCGACTTCATCTGGTATCCAACAGCTCAAGTGCAtgaattaaaaactaaatgaaagaAGGGAATTTTGTTAAAGCGCTCACTGACTGTGATTCCACACTGTGAGGACTGCTCTAAAAGAAATCCGTTATATTCCTCATTGATTCATTTTCGCTCGGCAtagtgagacacacacacacacacacacacacacacacacacacacacacacacaggggttCAGTGCTGTGATAAGAGTCTTGTGACTGCTCTTAACGTGACCATACCATTGAATTAAAACGGACGGAGCAGGAATTCCCTCTCCAAACATTCTTCTCCAGTCAGTTGACTTGTGAAATCACAGATTACAAACTGCTGTGAAGACGTGGGCTCCTGACAGAATCAAACACTAGCTGCACATCATTCATTCACATAAAGATAAAGTATGCAGCCCCTTGTAAATTACTGCAGCTCCCTAATAGATCCCATTCTATGCATCaaccgtcctgctgacggctgTTTACTCAACAAATACGTGTTTCACATACTTCCAGACGGAGTCCACAACCTGAATGCATACCGAGTTCCTCAGATAAGTTCCCTCAGCGTGTCTCACTGTGAGCTGACAGCAGTGTTCCTACTGTTCTGAGAACTCCTGATAAACACTTTTAAAGAGAAGCAGTACGTTTGCTGCGTATCCATTAGCAGcctcacacaaacagcagccagcCATCACAGCCCAACACTTTCAGTTCTGCTCTCGACAAAGCAGCAAATATAACTTTCCTTTCCTAGAATCTCCCTGTTATTGCTGCCTGGAGCTTCTGCAcaataacttttacattttagatacagatgtttttttcattttccttttttaatgtttgaacCGACAACACGAGGCCGTCGTGTCTCAGAATAAAACACGAGGACCAATCGTAGTTAATGCTGCAGAATATATTGGAACTGTTTTGTTGATCGTGAGATTTTAAAGGTGACGGTGGAGAATTTGGTGAAGGattttaaatcagaagagaaagatcttcatttactgatttttctttttaatgcccaaactaataaacaaactctttttgtttcctcgactgaataaacaaactgaccttaaagcacaacacagtttcataccgtttcactttgtttatatttggcggaccccgccacctttctgctctggggagcttattttcctctgagaccagctcgtttattcagtcatggaaaggataaatatttcagagtttgtattattacctcattaatattgtaaatatcacaattctgggtttgaattttttctccaaatctacataatgcccctttacaAAAAATAGATGTTGCCCTTGTTTTAGAGAACcaccagggtttttttttcagtcagtgaattttctttttcttctttgttcaatattaaaataatatagaGCTTTTGTACATGATGGCACaatgtaatcaaaatgtaattaaaatcctgccgagagggacaatatattgaatttaaaatagtaaaaaaaaaaaatgtatgttttgttgtttccttgATGTACTCCTATTGTTGAAATACtcacttctgtttttgtatttccctAACGTGATGCAGTTAATGATGAAGTACAGGGGCCGGTTGCACAACTAGTATATATCAACATTTGTTCCTCAAACTTTCTGTATATCATGACTCTGATCGTGACGGAGCTCTCTGTTCATCAGAACGTCGGCCGACGGCTCCAGGTGAAGACCGATGCTCATACGTGAACTATTCGTGGCGTGTTTTCAAGTGCATGTTTCCTATATTTGCATCACATTTTGTATCGTAATCTCTTACGTTTCTCTCACTGCTTTACTCGGTCTCtcttttatattgtaaatactgtGCCTCATTCGAAACTTTGGTGAATTTTGATGTTTAAAACTTATCAAGTGAATTAAAGTGATACCAGGCTTGTGTCGTGATGGCTGGATtcactgcgcacacacacacacacacacacacacacacacacacacacacacagacagacacacacacacacagaccctcTGGTGTTCAGGTCCTGGTAGCCAACACTAATGCCATCATACTTTAAGCCGTTAATCTAACAACCCTGCCacgctgaaacacacacatacacactgacgCTAATACTTGTGTGAGTGATGGCTTTGTAAAAGGCTCAGCCGCCAACTAAGTCTAGgcacctgagacacacacacacacacacacacacacacacacacacacacacacacacagtaaggtTGTTGTATGTCAGGAGTCTTGTGGCAAAATTGTACAAACATGCTGCAGAACGGGctttataactctgtgtctggTTAAACCTGCACATTAGTTTGAGTTTGTCATGTTGGACGAAGAGGTCGACACAGTCAGCACAGTGTTCTCACTATTATTAGCTGCTTCCTATTTATAAATCTGACCTGTAAAGGTTTTGTGACATCAACTCAATTTTAAGGTTGTTGATGCTGAAACTCTGGAATAAGAAGATGTTCTTTGGAAACTCTTTCTGTGCTTCCCTCCTCAGGCAGATCAGTCACAGCTGTGAAACTcagaacgcaccacaaagagaCAGTTTTCAGAGATTTACACACTTATTCATGGTTTAAATTTAGCTTCACTTCTTTTTGTACTTCCTTAAATTAAAATTGTTAGTAGATTATTATACATGTTAAGGAATCCACAGAATCACACACCATTTTAACTTGAAGCCTAAATATAGACTGTACTGAATTAAAGTAAGCTTCACCCAAAAAATAAGAATATCAGTTATTatcttctcacctgtgttgGTGGAAAAGTCGTGTGAAGTTTCGTCACTGccaacagcacagcagcagcctgctcctgaacaactgaagtatatggggacttgttttaaaataggctaatattaaaaaaaacaacattaaaagcCCAAAtgttcactgtagctgctaagctaaaagtgttagcatgcacccTCTCTGCAGTTAACGCACCAGCTCCAAGGCACAttaagggtgtaaataacgtcttttcataTCAATTTGGGATTctagagacttggattacacctaACGAGCCGTATGGAGCCGTGTTATGGTTTATGGATTCatgctgtttaggagaatgctacttttattttatcgtgaagctccaggaatgttttgtaGACGACTGAACTTAATTGGATTTATCAGCACGAGCACACAATGACTGAATCTTTATCTTTGGGTGAAgttttcattcatcaaactCTCAGCAGACTGAGCATAGTGATTAGTTTTGAAGGGAACTACAAATGACAAGTCtactgaaaatggaaatatatatatatatatatatatatatatatatatatatatatatatatataaataataataacagtaataatgatATCAATATTTCTTATTCATACGTCTATGATGTAAAACACCAACACCGAATCAGGGATGAGTATTTGTACAGCAGGAGTGACTTTCACAGACTTGAAAATTGTGGTACAGATGGTCATATGACACAAGTCACAAGGTTTGATTAAGCATTCTGGGAATGGagtgctacacacacacacacacacacacacacacacactggcagcaCTAATACCAGGATGATTTGCCTTTGAATCCACCAGTAGCTCAACCTTTGACTCAGTCTGGCCACCTGACAGTCTGCGGAGGTAACAACACCCAAACCTGATTAACGTGATGATCCACTGGAGGAATATGAAATGTGCAACCACACCAGTAATTAGTCTGAACCTTGTGGTGAGCATCAAGCCGCACTTGTTAGACTACATGAATAAAACACTAATAAATCATCCATCCagtcatctcctctcctcttcccacAGCTCCTCTCTTATCTCTGCGGGTCATCGGTTCCTCTGACCCGCAGAGAATCCGTCTGTATGGCAGCCAGTGTTGAAGTTCACACAGCCGTCAGTGTGACAAATACCTGATTTTCTACACAATTATAAACGACGAGCGTATCTTTTGGTGCTGAGGAGCAGCAGGACCGCAGCTGGAGCGCGGAGGAGATGTCAGAGCAGGATCTCACTCCGGGCAGCTGCAGGACGACTGAGAGCTGAGCGGCCGAGCAAAGAGACGCAAGGTGACGCCGGAAATCACACACCTTTACCTTACAAATTAAAGCGTGGCGTTTGTCGCGTACTGTAAAGAAGAGGCAGGTGAGTTGTGGTTTcatatggctttattgactgCTTTAGGAATGACTTCAGTGGTTTAATTCTTCATTGATTTATGCAGGATATTAAATCCCGCAGTGGCACATGACGGCATTGACCGTCCTGCTTTACAACACACCTTACAAATAAGAACTGCATTAATAAGCGTATTATTTGTCttataatgaaaatgtaaccGGACGTTTTAATTAATGTTTCCTGGTTAACTTAGCAGCGATCTTCCCTGTCACCCAGATGCATAATTCTTCGTTAAAAGCTCATTATGTTCACATTACCGCAGTTCAATCACTACAGCCCGTGCGCCTtctgttggttttattttgaaacagcTGACCGGAAGccctttgtgttgttgtggcgGGCTTCGCGccgctctctctcccacacaggAGCCGGGGGACGATGGCGTTAAcggggctgctgctgctggagctgtgTCTGTACGCCAGCTGCTTCGTCTGTGGGATCGTCACCGCCGCGTCCGTCACCATAGTTCAGGTGATTTAACTCAGAAACCAGCAAGAAAAACATCGTGTCACAcattctgcttttatttctgtCCTCTTCCGGGTAGACTCACTTGTTTTCAGCGCGTGCTAGAAAGTTAGAAGTtaaccaaagaagaagaagaagaagaagaagcgaaaACGCActttaatgtttgtattttatggCACTTGTTCGTGCTTTATTCTTCAGTTGGCCTCCCTTTCAGT containing:
- the prox3 gene encoding prospero homeobox 3 isoform X1 produces the protein MSEARPVPSQHSQPRQSAQRRPLERRAAGGRIPLELRSEPEMMDSPTDLFDDSAPQSHAFPPTHSSTDLPGVHPQPGAGRPAAAFRPPGFPLIHHLLQPGGASRRTGGHLSTHLSAHRHLEDRNLEEDRGERDGQVESGMEGGEEGVMEGEESLLGVKKRHGDAALAAEWSQDVLKVKRMKLESRARDGEVEEGGRRREGGREGKRREREELKEQLEEARERLQALQEKVWRAFGEKHMAEEEKKRRRSSRGGGDGGEGDVGMMEEEDITEGLYDEEDIDGGELEKETFSLLSVSPFDNFHKRREERQKDREGKTERGRGGGLHLEGVMEGAGLWLDCGGLVRGDWQGGLEDEGEEGGQKFAQALKVELGSAVARVIDRVLRLYTEMTDLAPSSPPTAISFLPSDTGNDGGRGRGVWMGLLSRGRGEEKTRGKEERTGAQDGEREKQLQKMTNGSVLPAGQPHRTDMSDLAMPLAVQRSPDIRKAHPLLGPHLSAHLNPSHPNLSLHHPSLPRPPPLSHPSLMPPASQPKDPSASFHPSSSSSSSSSSSFPAPPPPPPPPPPPLPLPLLHYSMQQLFSRSLHHPQLPHLPPSRKDYLNSDPFLEFSSHPSSHPSFPPLPLLGHLDPSLARHAHGGRERERGMRGDGGMRGGGGMDGGELYLTAGGVYTQEGLSPCHLKKAKLMFFYARYPSSNTLKTYFPDVKFNRCVTSQMIKWFSNFREFFYIQMERFARQAVREALSREGTARLGRESQLRVGRDTELYRILNMHYNKSNVYQVPERFMEVSEVALREFYSAIWTGRDSDPCWKKGIYKIICKLDSPVPDAFRLPGCPVG
- the prox3 gene encoding prospero homeobox 3 isoform X2 → MSEARPVPSQHSQPRQSAQRRPLERRAAGGRIPLELRSEPEMMDSPTDLFDDSAPQSHAFPPTHSSTDLPGVHPQPGAGRPAAAFRPPGFPLIHHLLQPGGASRRTGGHLSTHLSAHRHLEDRNLEEDRGERDGQVESGMEGGEEGVMEGEESLLGVKKRHGDAALAAEWSQDVLKVKRMKLESRARDGEVEEGGRRREGGREGKRREREELKEQLEEARERLQALQEKVWRAFGEKHMAEEEKKRRRSSRGGGDGGEGDVGMMEEEDITEGLYDEEDIDGGELEKETFSLLSVSPFDNFHKRREERQKDREGKTERGRGGGLHLEGVMEGAGLWLDCGGLVRGDWQGGLEDEGEEGGQKFAQALKVELGSAVARVIDRVLRLYTEMTDLAPSSPPTAISFLPSDTGNDGGRGRGVWMGLLSRGRGEEKTRGKEERTGAQDGEREKQLQKMTNGSVLPAGQPHRTDMSDLAMPLAVQRSPDIRKAHPLLGPHLSAHLNPSHPNLSLHHPSLPRPPPLSHPSLMPPASQPKDPSASFHPSSSSSSSSSSSFPAPPPPPPPPPPPLPLPLLHYSMQQLFSRSLHHPQLPHLPPSRKDYLNSDPFLEFSSHPSSHPSFPPLPLLGHLDPSLARHAHGGRERERGMRGDGGMRGGGGMDGGELYLTAGGTQEGLSPCHLKKAKLMFFYARYPSSNTLKTYFPDVKFNRCVTSQMIKWFSNFREFFYIQMERFARQAVREALSREGTARLGRESQLRVGRDTELYRILNMHYNKSNVYQVPERFMEVSEVALREFYSAIWTGRDSDPCWKKGIYKIICKLDSPVPDAFRLPGCPVG
- the prox3 gene encoding prospero homeobox 3 isoform X3: MDSPTDLFDDSAPQSHAFPPTHSSTDLPGVHPQPGAGRPAAAFRPPGFPLIHHLLQPGGASRRTGGHLSTHLSAHRHLEDRNLEEDRGERDGQVESGMEGGEEGVMEGEESLLGVKKRHGDAALAAEWSQDVLKVKRMKLESRARDGEVEEGGRRREGGREGKRREREELKEQLEEARERLQALQEKVWRAFGEKHMAEEEKKRRRSSRGGGDGGEGDVGMMEEEDITEGLYDEEDIDGGELEKETFSLLSVSPFDNFHKRREERQKDREGKTERGRGGGLHLEGVMEGAGLWLDCGGLVRGDWQGGLEDEGEEGGQKFAQALKVELGSAVARVIDRVLRLYTEMTDLAPSSPPTAISFLPSDTGNDGGRGRGVWMGLLSRGRGEEKTRGKEERTGAQDGEREKQLQKMTNGSVLPAGQPHRTDMSDLAMPLAVQRSPDIRKAHPLLGPHLSAHLNPSHPNLSLHHPSLPRPPPLSHPSLMPPASQPKDPSASFHPSSSSSSSSSSSFPAPPPPPPPPPPPLPLPLLHYSMQQLFSRSLHHPQLPHLPPSRKDYLNSDPFLEFSSHPSSHPSFPPLPLLGHLDPSLARHAHGGRERERGMRGDGGMRGGGGMDGGELYLTAGGVYTQEGLSPCHLKKAKLMFFYARYPSSNTLKTYFPDVKFNRCVTSQMIKWFSNFREFFYIQMERFARQAVREALSREGTARLGRESQLRVGRDTELYRILNMHYNKSNVYQVPERFMEVSEVALREFYSAIWTGRDSDPCWKKGIYKIICKLDSPVPDAFRLPGCPVG